GCGGAGTGGCAGGCCGCCGTGGCCGCGGGCAAGGTGAGCGCCGACGCCTTCGACGCCGGGCTGGAGAAGACGTCGGTGAGCTGGCTGCGTGCCCGCTGCGCCGAGCTGGATGCCGCCATGGCCGGCCTGGATGCGCTCGCGGCGCTGTGCGAGGAGCGCTTCGGCGACGTGGCGCCGCGCTTCGTGAAGCTGCGCGAGACGCTGCAGGAGGTGCGGCACGCCGCCGGCCAGCTTCTGGCCCGCCGCCAGGATACCGCCGGCGCACCCGACGACTCCCCCGAAGCGTCCACCCCCGAAGCGGCGCCATCCGCCGAGCCCGCCGATCCGGAGGGAGCAGACGCGGCGAGTGGAAATCCCGAGATCCTCGGCGCGGACCACGCCCCGGTGGCGGATGGGGCCGCGCCGACCGCCATCGCCATGACCACGGACGCGCCGCGGAACGCCGGGCCGCCCGCCTCGCGCGAGGAGGCGGCGGCGCGTCTGGCGGAGCTGGCGCGCTGGCTTCGCGCGCAGCGTCCGGCGCACCCCGCGCCGTACCTGGTGCTGCGCGGGCTCCGCTGGGGCGAGCTGCGCGCCGGCGGCGCGGAGGTGGACCCGCGGCTGCTGGAGGCGCCGCCCACGGCGGAGCGCGTGCGGCTCAAGACGCTGGCTCTGGACGAGCGCTGGGCGGAGCTGCTGGAGGCCGCCGAAGAGGTGATGGCGGCGCCGTACGGGCGCGGCTGGCTGGACCTGCAGCGCTACGTGGCCGCCGCCTGCGCCGCCCTGGGCCCGGAGTACGACGCCGTGCGCGCGGCCGTCGCCGGCGCCCTGCGCGGCCTGCTGGCGGAGCTGCCGGCGCTCCCCGCGATGACGCTGATGGACGACACGCCCACCGCGAACGCCGAGACGCGCGCCTGGCTGGAGCAGGCCGGCATCGTGCCGGCGGACGGGGCGGAGCTCCCCGCGCCGGTGCTGCCGGCGGGAGCCGCGGAGGAGAGGGCACGCGCCCGGGCCGCCGCCGGCGAGCCCCACAAGGCGGTGGAGATCCTGTCGGCCGCCGCGGCGGGGGAGCGCAGCGCCCGCGCCCGCTTCCTCCTGCGCGCCCGCGCGGCCGAGGTGATGGTGGACGCGGAGATGGAGACGGTGGCGCTCCCCATTCTGCGCGAGCTGGCGGAGCAGTCACAGCGGCACGCGCTGGACGAGTGGGAGGCCGGCGACGTGGCGGCGCGCCCCCTCGCCACCCTGTACCGCTGCCTGGAAAAGACGGGCGACGGCGCCGGCGAGCGCGACGCGCTGTACCTGCGCATCTGCCGGCTGGACCCGCTGCTCGCCATCCGGCTGCGCGAGGAGGCCCATGCAGCCGCGTGACCCGGAGCGGACCGTCCGCCTGTCGGTGCTGGACCGGCTGCTGGAGGACGACGAGGCCGCCGGCGCCGCGGGCACGCCCTGGTCGCGCTCGGTGGAGCGTCTCAAGGCGTCGCTGCTGCGCGACGTGGAGTGGCTGCTGAACACGCGGCAGACCCTGGAGCCGGCCGGTCCCTCGCACCCCGAGGTGCAGCGCTCCGTGTACCATTACGGGCTGCCGGACCTCACCTCCCTCTCCGCCGGGTCGGACGGCACGCGGCGCCGGCTGCTGCGGCAGGTGGAGGACGCCATCCGCCTCTTTGAGCCGCGGCTTTCGCGCGTGCGGGTGTCGGCCCCTGAAGACACGCCGGCGGGCGGGCGAGACGTGCGCTTCGTGGTGGAGGCGCTGCTGGAGATGGATCCCGAGCCGCAGCGGGTGACCTTCGACACGGTGCTGGAGCCGGCCAGCGGCACTTTCCGGGTGAACGGAGGGTCCCGTGCGTGACCCGCTGCTGGACCTGTACGAGCGCGAGCTCACCTTTCTGCGCCGCACCGGGGCGGAGTTCGGCAGGCGGTACCCGCGCGTGGCGTCGCGGCTCATGCTGGAGCCCACCAAGTGCGACGACCCGCACGTGGAGCGGCTGCTGGAGGGGTTCGCCTTCCTGGCCGCGCGCGTGCACCTGCGCCTGGACGACGACGCGCCCGAAATGGCCGAGGCGCTGCTGGACGCGGCGTATCCGCAGTACGTGCGCCCCATCCCGTCCATGTCGCTGGTGCAGCTGCACCCCGACCCCGAGCGGGCCGTGGCCGGCGGGCACCCTGTGCCGCGCGGGTCGCTGCTGTATTCACGCGACGTGGGCGGCGCGCCGTGCAAGTTCCGCACGTGCTACGACACCGTGCTCTGGCCGGTGAGCGTGGCCGGCGCGAAGTGGATGGCGCCGTACGAGCTGAGCCCGCCCGTGCGCGCGGCGGACGCGGTCGCCGCGCTGCGGGTGGAGTTGCGCTGCCTTCCGGGCGCCACCTTCGCCCAGGTGGCGGCGGACACGCTGCGCTTTCACCTGAGCGCGGAGCCCAACCTGGCGGGAGCGCTGTACGAGCTGCTCTGCAACAGCTGCGCGCAGGTGCTGGTGCGCGACCTCGCGCCGGGGTCCCGCGCGGAGCCCGTGATCCTTCCCGGCTCGGCGGTCACGCCGGTGGGCTTCGGGGAGGACGAAGGGATGCTTCCGCTGCCGCGCCGCGCCTTCACGGGATACCGGCTGCTGCAGGAGTACTTCACCTTCCCGGAGAAGTTCTGGTTCGTGGACGTGGCCGGCTTCGACCGGGTGCGCGCGGCGGGGATGGGGTCCGCCGTGGAGCTCGTCTTCCTCGTCTCCCCCTTTGAGCGGCCGGAGCGGCGCCACGCCCTGGAAGCCGGCGTGACGGCCGACACCTTCCGGCTCGGCTGCACCCCCATCGTCAACCTCTTTCCGCAGACGTCGGAGCCCACGCCGGTCACGCAGCGCACGTGGGAGTACCGCATCGTCCCCGACGCGCACCGGCCCACCACGGGGATCTACTCGGTGGAGGAGGTGCTGGCCGTGTCGCCGGGGACGCCGGAGCCGGTGCGGATGGCGCCGCTGCACGCCTTCCGCGCCCGGATGGAGGGCGACGGGGCGGAGGTCTACTGGTACGCGCGCCGCCGTCCCTCCGGCTGGCGGCCTGACGAGGGCACGGACGTCTGCCTCCAGTTCGTGGACCGGCAGGCGCGCCTTGCCCGGCCGGGCCACAGCGCCGTGACGGCACGCCTGCTGTGCCACAACGGCGACCTTCCCTCGCGGCTGGAGCTGGGCCGCGCGGACGGTGACTTCTCCCTTCCGGGGGGCGGACCCGTGAACCGCGTGAGCATGCTCTCCAAGCCCACGCCCCTGGTGCACCCGCCGGCCGGCGGCGCGCAGCTCTGGCGGCTCGTCTCGCAGCTCTCGCTGAACTACGTGTCGCTCGCCGAGGGCGGCGCCGAGACGCTGCGAGCCCTGCTGCGCCTGCACAATTTCGCCGACGCGCGATCGGCGGAAAAGCACATCCTGGGGATCGAGTCGGTGAGCGGCACGCCCATGCACGCGCGCATCGGCAGCGAGGCGGGGGTGGCGTTCGCCCGCGGGCACCGGGTGGAGATCGTGTTCGACGAGGAGATGTACGCGGGCGGCGGCGTGTACCTGCTGGCCGCGGTGCTGGAGCGGTTCCTGGGGCTGTACGTGTCGATGAACAGCTTCTGCGTCCTGGCCGCGCGCACGCGGCAGCGCAAGGAGCCGCTGCGCGAGTGGGCGCCGAGGGCGGGATGGAAGCCGCTGCTCTAGCCGATCCTGTCGAGCCGCCGCCGATCTTCCCCGTCGTCGCCGCCGCCGCGGAGCCGGAGCGCGAGGAGGGGGCGGCGGCGGGGCCGGCGCCCCTGGAGGCGGCGGAGCGGGTGCTGGGGGACGCCCCCGCGTCGTTCGGCTTCTTCCAGGCGGTGCGGCTGCTGGAGCGGCTGCGCCCCGGCCGGGCGCGGGTGGGGCGCTTCGCGGACCCGGCGGACGAGGTGGTGCGATTTTCCGCCAACCCCAGCATCGCGTTTCCGCCGGGCGAGGTGCACGGGCTGGCGATGGGGGCGGACCGCCCCGCGCGGATGAGCGTGAACTTCATGGGCCTCACCGGCCCGCTGGGCGTGCTGCCGCTGCACTACACGCTGCTGGTGCGCCAGCGCAACCGGGCCCGCGACGAGGCCGCCGGCGAGTTCCTGGACCTGTTCCACCATCGCGCGCTCTCCCTGTTCTACCGCGCCTGGGAAAAGGCCCGCGTGACCATCGCGGCCGAGCGCGGAGAGAGCGACGCGCTTCGCCGCCACCTGCTGGACGCCACGGGCGAGGGACCGGGCGCCGCGGGTCCGCGCGCCGCGCCGGAAGAAGCGCTGGTCTTTTACGCCGGGCTGTTCGCGCCGCTGCCGCGCAGCGCCGCGGGGCTGGAGCAGCTGCTGGGCGAGGTGTTCGGCGTGGAGGCGCAAGTGGAGCAGTTCGTGGGCGGCTGGTATCCGCTGCCGGAAAGCGATCAGTGCCGCCTGGGCGAGGACGACTGCGGCGCGGCGGATCAGGTGGGGCTGGGCGCGGTGGTGGGCGACGGCGTGTGGCATCCGCAGTCCGGCATCCGCGTCCGCCTGGGCCCATTGGGCAAGCGCGAGTACGACCGCTTCCTCCCCACGGGCGACGCGTACCCCCTTCTGCGCCGTCTGGTGCGCTTCTACACGCACGACCAGTTCGAATGCGAGCTGCGGCTGGTGCTGGCGCGCGAGGAGGTCCCCGCGTGCGTGATCGGCGCGGAGGAGGGGCAGGGGCAGCCGCTTGGTTGGAGCACCTGGGCGCGGACGCGGGACTTTCCGCGAGACGCGGACGACACGCTGCTCCGGCTGTAGAAGGCGAACGGCGCCCGCGGTACCCGAATCACAGGCACTTCCTTTCATCCAGAGGCCCGTTGCATGAACGCCAACGTCCGCTCCCTGATCGCGAAGCTGAACCACCACACGCGCGCCGCCGTGGAATCGGCGGCGGGGCTGTGCCTGTCGCGCACGCACTACGACGTGGAGGTGGAGCACTACCTCCTGAAGCTGCTCGACGCGCCCGACGCCGACCTGGGCTTCATCCTGCGCCACTACGAGGTGGACCGCTCGCGCCTGTCGCGCGACCTGGCGGCGGGGCTGGACCGGCTCAAGACCGGCAACGCCCGCACGCCGTCGCTCAGCCCCAGGCTGGTGGAGATGCTGGCCGCGGCCTGGACCGCCGCCTCGCTGGACTACGGCGCGGGCGAGATCCGCAGCGGCCACACCCTCGTCGCCCTGCTGGCGGACGACGAGCTGGCCCGCCTGGCGCGCTCCATCAGCCGCGAGCTGGAAAAGATCCCCGCCGCCGATCTGCGCCGCGACCTGCCGCAGGTCGTCGCCGCCTCGGCCGAAGAGGCTGCCGCACCCGCGCGCGGCGGCGGCGCGGACGAGCCGGGGCCGGTGCCGGGAGGCCGAACGCCCAACCTGGACCAGTACACGGTGGACATCACGGAGCGCGCCCGCGGCGGCCAGCTGGACCCCGTGCTGGGGCGCGACGCGGAGGTGCGGCAGGTGGTGGACATCCTCACCCGCCGCAGGCAGAACAACCCCATCCTGGTGGGCGAGGCGGGCGTGGGAAAGACGGCGGTGGTGGAGGGTTTTGCCCTGCGCATCGCCCAGGGCGACGTGCCGCCCGTGCTGCGCAACGTAGCCGTCCGCACGCTGGACCTGGCGCTGCTGCAGGCGGGCGCGGGGATCAAGGGCGAGTTCGAGAACCGCCTCAAGGGGCTCATCGAGGAGGTGAAGAGCTCGCCCGTGCCCATCATCCTCTTCATCGACGAGGCGCACACCATGATCGGCGCCGGGGGGCAGGCGGGGCAGGGGGATGCCGCCAACCTGCTCAAGCCGGCGCTGGCCCGCGGCGAGCTGCGCACGCTGGCCGCCACCACCTGGTCGGAATACAAGAAGTACTTCGAAAAGGACCCGGCCCTCGCGCGGCGCTTCCAGGTAGTCAAGGTGGAGGAGCCGTCGGAAGACGCCTGCCTGGTGATGATGCGGGGCGTGGCCCCCGCCCTGGAGCGCCACCACGGCGTGCGCATCCTGGACGACGGGGTGCGCGCCGCCGTGCGCCTGTCGCACCGCTACCTGCCGGACCGCCAGCTCCCCGACAAGGCCGTGAGCGTGCTGGACACCGCCTGCGCGCGGCTGTCGCTGGGGCAGAACGCCACCCCCGGACCCGTGGAGGACGCGCGGCGGCGGCTGGACGACCTGGACGTGCAGGCGCGGGTGCTGGAGCGCGAGCAGGCCACCGGCGCCGACCACGCGGAGGCGCTGGCCGCCATCGCTTCCGCGCGGCTGCGGACGGAGACGGAGCTGGCCGCGCTGACGGAGCGCTGGGAGCGCGAGCGCGCCCTGGTGGCGGAGGTCCGCGCCGCCCGCGAACGGCTCGAGGCCCTCGCCGGCCACGGTCCCGCGCCGGACGGCGCCGCGCCCGCGGACGCCGCGGCGCTGCGGGCGGAGCTGGACCGGCGGAACGGCGAGCTGCAGGCGCTGCAGGGCGGGGCGCCGCTGGTGCCGGTGTGCGTGGACGCCGTGCTCGCCGGCGAGGTGATCAGCGGGTGGACGGGGATCCCCGTGGGCAAGATGCTGCGCGACGACCTGGGAATGGCGCTGGAGCTGGAGACGCACCTGGAGCGGCGCATCATCGGCCAGTCGCACGCGCTGGGGGCGATCAGCCAGCGCATCCGCACCTCCAGGGCGGGGATCGAGGACCCGGGCAAGCCCGTGGGCGTGTTCCTGCTCGTGGGCCCCAGCGGCGTGGGGAAGACGGAGACCGCGCTGGCGCTGAGCGACCTGCTGTACGGCGGCGAGCACAACCTGGTCACCATCAACATGTCCGAGTTCCAGGAGCCCCACACCGTGAGCACGCTCAAGGGCTCCCCCCCGGGCTACGTGGGCTACGGCGAGGGCGGGGTGCTCACCGAGGCCGTGCGGCGGCGCCCGTACAGCGTGGTGCTTCTGGACGAGATCGAAAAGGCGCACCCGGATGTGCTCGAGCTCTTCTTTCAGGTGTTCGACAAGGGGGTAATGGAGGATGGCGAGGGGCGGCAGGTGGACTTCCGCAACTGCATCCTGATCCTCACCACCAACGCGGGGACGGAGAGCATCATGAAGCTGTGCGCCGACCCCGAGACGCTGCCCTCGGCGGACGGGCTGGCCCGCGCCCTCAAGCCGGAGTTGGACGGCGTGTTCAAGCCCGCGTTCCTGGGCCGCACCGTCATCATCCCCTACTTCCCCATCCGCGACGAGGCGCTGCGCCGCATCATCGGCCTCAAGGTGGACAAGGTGCGCCGCCGCCTGCGCGAGACGCACCGCGTAGACCTGGTGCTGGACGAGGCGGTGTCGGAGGCCATCGCCGCGCGCTGCACCGAGGTGGAGAGCGGCGCCCGCAACGTGGACAACCTGCTCACCAACACGCTGCTGCCCGAGATCTCGCGCATCCTGCTGCGCGCCCTGGTGGACGGCACGCCCCCCGTGAGCATCCGCGTGGGCGTTGACGAGCGCGGCGCCTTCACCTACGCCGCGCACCCCGCCACTGTGCCCGTTCCGGGGACGTTGCTGGCGGAGACCGCGGACGTCGCGGAGGCTGCGGCCGCGTAAGAGGCGAGGACAGAAAGAGGCGACTCATGAAGGCATCGCTCACGTACTACATCTGGGAAGGGCTGCTCGTCGGGATGCTGAACGACGAGTTCATCCAGATGCCCGCAATCTGCGGGGGCGGTGGGGGAAGCACGAAAAACCCGTCGGCCAAATCCGTCAACAACCCCTATAGCACGGGGCTGAAGACCACAGGGAGCGGGGCGGGGCACGTGCACGGCGGGCCGCTGCCAACGGGCAAGTATGCCGTTGCCACGCCCTCGATCCACCCCAAGCTCAAGCTCTCGGCCCGGCTAACGCCAACCGGGGGCCAGCCGATGTTCACCCGCAGCGGCTTTCTGATCCACGGAGCCGGTCCGCACGGGAGCGACGGGTGCATCGTGCTCAAGGACCGCAATCAGCTCAAGACGTTGATGAATGCGCTGACTGCGTGCGGTGGGGGAACGCTGTTCGTGGAGGAGACGATGAGCGGCGGACGGTTCGTATGATGGTTTCGCAAACGTCCAGCGTCCGGCTGCGCGTCCGGGGCCGGCTACGCATCACCCGCACGACGCCATGAGCTACACGCAGGCCAACCGCCCCATACGGGTAGAGACGGTCCTGGGACCCGACGTGCTGCTGCTGGAGGGCGTGTCCGGCGTGGAGGGCGTTTCCACTCCGTTCTCCTTCGGGCTGGACCTCGTCTCGGAGGACGACGCCGTGGCCGCTGCCAGCCTCCTGCGCACCCCCGCCGTGGTCACGCTCACCCTCTCCACGGGCGAGGAGCGCGTCTTTCACGGGCTCATCCGCCGCTTCGTGCAGGAGGGGCGCGACGAGGAGCTGACCACGTACCAGGCCGAGATCGTTCCCTGGATCTGGTTCCTCTCCCTGTCGCGCGAGAGCCGCATCTACCAGAACCTGAGCGTCCCCGAGATCCTGGAGGAGCTGTTCCGCCGGCTGGGCCACGCCGACTTCGAGCTGCGCTGCACCCGCTCGTACCCCAAGCGCGAGTACTGCGTGCAGTATCGCGAGACGCACCTGGAGTTCGTTTCGCGGCTCATGGAGGAGGAGGGGATCTTTTACTTCTTCGAGCACACGCCCGAGCGGCACCTGCTGGTGGTGGCCGACGACAACGGCGCCGTGCAGCCCTGCCCCGTGATCCCCGCCGCGCGCTTCCTGGGCCACGAGGGCGGCGACGTCGTGGGGATGCTGCACAGCGAGGAGCAGGCGTGCACCGGCAAGGTGATGCTGCGGGACTACGACTTCCTGCAGCCCTCGCTCAAGCTGGAGAGCGCCATCGCCGCCGATGACCCCGAGGAGGACTACGACTACCCCGGCGACTTCGCCGCGCCGGACGACGGCGACCGCTACGCGCGCATCCGGCTGGAGGAGGCGGCCGCGCTGCGCCAGGTGGTGCGCGGGCAGAGCACCTGCCGCGCCTTCCAGAGCGGCTTCCGTTTCGAGCTGACGGACCACTTCCGCCCCGCGGCCAACCAGCCGTACATGCTGCTGCAGGTGCAGCACGTGGCCAGCGCCGGCGACTACCGGGCGTGGGAAGGCGCGCCCATGGAGTACCGCAACCACTTCCTCGCCATCCCCCACTCCGTCCCTTACCGCCCCCGCCGCGCCACGCCGCACCCCGTGATCCACGGCTCACAGACGGCGCTCGTGGTCGGCCCGGCCGGCGAGGAGGTGTGGGTGGATTCGCACGGGCGCATCAAGGTGCAGTTCTACTGGGACCGTGTGGGCCGCAAGGACGAGAACTCGTCGTGCTGGGTGCGGGTGGCGCAGCCGTGGGCGGGGAAGGGGTGGGGCGCCGTGCAGATCCCCCGCATCGGCAACGAGGTGGTCGTGGAGTTCCTGGAGGGCGACCCCGACCGCCCGCTGGTTACGGGGAGCGTGTACAACGCCGAGCAGACGCCTCCCTTCGACCTTCCCGGCGCCGGCATCCAGATGGGGATGAAGTCGCGGTCGTCGAAAGGCGGCGGCGGCTACAACGAGATCACCATGACGGACACCAAGGGCACGGAGCAGGTGACCATCCATGCCCAGTACGACATGGGAACCACGGTGGAGCACGACGACACCCAGACGGTGAACAACGACCGCACCATCACCGTGCAGGGCAAGCACACCGAGACGGTCACCGGCGACACCAGCATCACCGTAAGCAGCGGCAAGTACAGCCACGACGTGGCGGCGGGGACGGCGACGTACCACGTGGCCGGCGCCGTCTCCGAAACCTTTGACAGCACGCTCTCCACCACGGTGGCCAGCAAGGTCACGCTCGATTCCACCGGCTCCGAGATCGCCGTCACCGCGGCGACGAAGATCAGCATCCAGGTGGGCTCCAGCAGCCTGACCATGGACGCCGGCGGCAACATCGAGCTGAGCGGAGTCAACATCAAGATCAACGGCGTCACGATCGCCGTCAGCGGCGACGCCGAGGCGTCCATGGCCGTGGCCGCGTCGTCCGTGAAGTGCACGCCTGCCAGCATGGAAGTAGCGGGCGCCATGGTGAAGTCCGCCGCCACCGCCATTAACGAGATCACGGGCGCCACGGTCAAGCTGAACTGACCCTTCCCGCGCCTCGTCCCGCCCCCCGCTCCACCCTCCACCCCGAGTCTCCGTGAGCGCTGGAAAGAACGCCGTCGAGCGCCGCCTGGACCTGCTGCACGACCAGTGGAACGAGTTCGCGCAGGCGCCGGAGCCGCGGCTGCTGCGCTGGATGATCCGCGCCGACGAATGGCGGATGATCGAGGCGTTCCTGGCGGTGGAAAGCGACGAGCGCACGGGCGAGACGCCGGACCTGTTCGTTCGCCTGGCGGAGCCGTTCCGGGACGTAGACTCGTACGGGGCCGCCCTGCTGGACGAGCTGCGCCGGCAGTATGCCGAGGCCGCGGACGCGCTGGCCGAGGAGGGCGTGCCCGGCCACCCCTGGGAGCCACCCGCGCCCGCGCCCGGCACGCACTCGCTGCTGGCGTTCGCCGACGGCTGCGCGGCACTGCAGGCGCACTACACGGAGCTGATGGAGCGGCTCGCGCTGGTGCTGGCGCCGGCGGAGGTGGCGGATTACGCGGAGTGGAAGCGGTGGCTGCTCGCGGCGGCGGAACGGCTGCCCGAGGGCGTGCGGCTGGTGGTGGTGGACTCCGTGGAGGCGCCCGCGCTGGAAGGGCTGGCGGCGGCGGACCCGGAGCGCGTGCGCACGGTGGCCGCGGGGCTGGACATGCCCGCCGCCTACCAGGAGCTTGCGCGTGCCGGCGGCACGGCATCGCCCGGCGGGCAGTTCCGCGTCGCCTTCGCGGCTCTGGCGGCGGCGCTAGGCGCGGGCGATCTGGCGGGCGCGGAGCGGGCGGGGCAGGGCGCCGTGGCCGTGGCCACCGAGCACGGCTGGCCGCAGCTGTCGGCCGCCGTCCACATGGCGATGGGCGGCGGGTTCATGGGGGCGGGCCGCACGGCCGACGCCGTGGCCGCCTACGCCCGGGCGGACGCGGCCGGCGCCCAGGCCGAGGCGCACGGAGACGAGGCGGGCCCCGGGCTGCGGCTGCAGGCGGCGCTCGGCAGCGCCGGGGCGCGGTTTGCCGCGGGCGACTTCGCGGGGGCGGCGGCGGCCTACGAGGGCGCGCTCCCACTGGCGCAGCGCGCGGGCGACCGGCGCATGGCCATGGAGTGCTGGCGGATGTCCGCGTACTGCCACGAGCAGCACGGCGACGCCGAGCGGGCGTGGCTGCACGGCTCCCGCGCCCTGGACGCCGGCGAGGCGCTGCCGCCGGAGGAGCGCGCCCTCTCCACCCTTCCGTACGCGGGCGAGGGGATGCTGCGCCTTGCCCTGCACTCGCCCGCGCACGCGGAGGGCGTCGAGCGTCGGATGGCGGCGCTGCTGGGCACCCGGGCCTGGCGTCCGGCCGCCGCGGCGGGGGCCCCGTGATCGCCGCCAAGCAGTTCGACCCCGTGCTGGGGGTGGACATCCACATCGTCCAGCCCCCCGGACCCGTGCCGCCCATCCCCATCCCGCACCCGTTCATCGGGATGGTGCTGGACCCCATGGACTTCATCCCCGTCGTCGGCGGCACGGTGATGGTGAACGGGATCCCGCGCGCCACGGCGGGCTCGGCGGGGATCGCGGCGCCGCCGCACATCCCCATCGGCGGCATGTTCGTGAAGCCGCCGGGGAACGAGTGCGAGGTGTTCATGGGCTCCGCCACGGTGCTGGCGGACGACGAGCCCCTGAGCCGTCTGGGGATGCCCGCCCTCAGCTGCCACGACATCGGCATGCCGTCGCCGCCGCGGATCAAGAAGAAGAGCAAGGCAAGGTCCCTCTTCCTCCCCACCAGCGTCGTCCTCTCCATTCCCGCCGGCCCCCCCGTGCTGGTCGGCGGCCCGCCCACCGTGTCGATGATGGCGATCGGGATGCGGCTGGGGATGTCCGCCCTGGGCAAGGGGCTGAAGAAGCTGCGCAAGCTGCGGAAGAGCAGCCGGCGGATGAAGGCGCTGTCGAAAAAGGCGCACGCGGCCGCAAAGAAGGGGATGGACAAGCTGGGTGTGCCGCCCAGCGTGCGAAACCGGGTGCATCGCTCCATCTGCACCGTGACGGGCCACCCGGTGGACGTGGCGACAGGCAAGGTGCTGACGGAGGAGGTGGAGCTGGAGCTCGCCGGGCCCGTCCCCTTTCGCTGGGAGCGGGTGTGGTACAGCACCTCGGTGTATGACGGGCCCCTGGGGCACGGCTGGCACCACAGTTATGACCTGGCGCTGCTGGAGGAGGAAGGCGCCGTGGCCGTGCGCCTGGCCGACGGCCGCCCGTTGCCCTTTCTGCCGCTGGCGGAAGGCGAGGAGCACTTTGACCGGGGCGAAAAGCTCACCCTCTTTCGCGACGCCCGGGGGTACGCCCTGCGGGACGCGCACGGGCTTGCGTTCCGGTTCGCTTCCGCTCCCGCTGGCACCGTGTGCCCACTGGCGTCGGTGGAGGACCGTTGCGGCAACGCCATCCGCTTTCGGTACGACGCTCGAGGCCGCCTGGCCGGCATCACTGACAGCGCCGGGCGCGAGCTGTCCGTTGAGAGCGACGAGGAGGGGCATATCATCGCCCTTGTGGCGCCGCACCCCGACCGCCCGGGCGAGACCTTTCGCGCGGTGACCTACCGGTACGACGGCCACGGGGACCTGGTAGCGGCGCACGACGCGCACGCGCATTCCATCCGCTACGCCTGGCGCGAGCACCTGCTGGTATGCGAGACCGACCGTGCGGGGCTCAGCTTCCATTTCGAGTACGACGGGGCCACGCACGAGGCCCGCTGCCTCCGAACCTGGGGCGACGGAGGATTGTTCGGCCGCGAGCTCGCGTACGACCTCCCGGCCCGGCAGACCACCGTCACCGACACTCGCGGCGGCCGCACCCTGTACCAATGCGACGAGCTGGGGCTGGTCACGCGCATGGTGGACGCGCTGGGGAACGCGTGGCTGACGGAATGGAACGAGTACGGCGAGCACGTTTCGGAAACGGACCCCCTGGGCGGCGAGAGCCGCTACGTGCACGACGGACGCGGGAACCTGGTGGAGGTGCTGGACCCGGCGCGGTGCCGGCGGCGCATTGCTTACGACGCGGCCGACAACCCGGTGGAATTCGCGGACGAGCTGGGCAACTCCTGGAAGCACGAGTACGACGGGCGCGGCTGTCTGCTGGCCCTCACCGATCCCGCGGGCGCCACGTACCGGTACGAGCGCGACGCGCGCGGTCTGTTGCTGGCCGTTACCGATCCCCTGGGCCGCGAAAGCCGCATCGAGTGGGACGATCAGGGGAATCCCCGCTGGATAGTAGACCGCGCCGGTGCCGTCACGTACCTGGATCACGACGCGCTGGGGCGGATGGTACGCCGGACCGATGCCGAGGGCGGGGAAATGCGATTGTCCCGCGACCTGGTGGGCCGTGTGGTCGGGCTGCGGGACGAGGCCGGGGACACATGCGCCTTCACGTACGATGCGCGGGGCAACGTGGTGCGCGAGGTGGACGAGCTGGGGCGCGTGACGCGGAGCACCTACGGGATGCTGGACCGCCTGCTCGCGGAAACGGACGCGGAGGGCGCCACCTTCACCTGCGAATACGACGGCGAAGGCGAGTTGGCGCGGGTTCGGGATGCGACGGGGCGCGCGTGGACGCTGCACCGTGACCTGCTGGGGCGGGTGGTGGAGGAGCGGCAGTTCTCCGGCCGACGGCTGCGCTACGCGTACGACGAGTCGGGGGAGGTGGTGGGGCTGGAGAACGGAGCGGGGGAGGCGACTCGCCTGAGGCGCGACATGCTGGGGCGGCTCACCGGGCGTGTGCTCCCCGGCGGTAAGGAGGAGCGGTTCGCTTACGACGCCGCGGGCCAGTTGCTTTGCGCCGAGAACGCGGCCGCGCGGGTGGAGTTCGAGTACGACCCCGCCGGTCGGGTGGTGCGCGAGGCGCTCAA
The Longimicrobium sp. genome window above contains:
- the tssH gene encoding type VI secretion system ATPase TssH → MNANVRSLIAKLNHHTRAAVESAAGLCLSRTHYDVEVEHYLLKLLDAPDADLGFILRHYEVDRSRLSRDLAAGLDRLKTGNARTPSLSPRLVEMLAAAWTAASLDYGAGEIRSGHTLVALLADDELARLARSISRELEKIPAADLRRDLPQVVAASAEEAAAPARGGGADEPGPVPGGRTPNLDQYTVDITERARGGQLDPVLGRDAEVRQVVDILTRRRQNNPILVGEAGVGKTAVVEGFALRIAQGDVPPVLRNVAVRTLDLALLQAGAGIKGEFENRLKGLIEEVKSSPVPIILFIDEAHTMIGAGGQAGQGDAANLLKPALARGELRTLAATTWSEYKKYFEKDPALARRFQVVKVEEPSEDACLVMMRGVAPALERHHGVRILDDGVRAAVRLSHRYLPDRQLPDKAVSVLDTACARLSLGQNATPGPVEDARRRLDDLDVQARVLEREQATGADHAEALAAIASARLRTETELAALTERWERERALVAEVRAARERLEALAGHGPAPDGAAPADAAALRAELDRRNGELQALQGGAPLVPVCVDAVLAGEVISGWTGIPVGKMLRDDLGMALELETHLERRIIGQSHALGAISQRIRTSRAGIEDPGKPVGVFLLVGPSGVGKTETALALSDLLYGGEHNLVTINMSEFQEPHTVSTLKGSPPGYVGYGEGGVLTEAVRRRPYSVVLLDEIEKAHPDVLELFFQVFDKGVMEDGEGRQVDFRNCILILTTNAGTESIMKLCADPETLPSADGLARALKPELDGVFKPAFLGRTVIIPYFPIRDEALRRIIGLKVDKVRRRLRETHRVDLVLDEAVSEAIAARCTEVESGARNVDNLLTNTLLPEISRILLRALVDGTPPVSIRVGVDERGAFTYAAHPATVPVPGTLLAETADVAEAAAA
- the tssI gene encoding type VI secretion system tip protein TssI/VgrG — encoded protein: MSYTQANRPIRVETVLGPDVLLLEGVSGVEGVSTPFSFGLDLVSEDDAVAAASLLRTPAVVTLTLSTGEERVFHGLIRRFVQEGRDEELTTYQAEIVPWIWFLSLSRESRIYQNLSVPEILEELFRRLGHADFELRCTRSYPKREYCVQYRETHLEFVSRLMEEEGIFYFFEHTPERHLLVVADDNGAVQPCPVIPAARFLGHEGGDVVGMLHSEEQACTGKVMLRDYDFLQPSLKLESAIAADDPEEDYDYPGDFAAPDDGDRYARIRLEEAAALRQVVRGQSTCRAFQSGFRFELTDHFRPAANQPYMLLQVQHVASAGDYRAWEGAPMEYRNHFLAIPHSVPYRPRRATPHPVIHGSQTALVVGPAGEEVWVDSHGRIKVQFYWDRVGRKDENSSCWVRVAQPWAGKGWGAVQIPRIGNEVVVEFLEGDPDRPLVTGSVYNAEQTPPFDLPGAGIQMGMKSRSSKGGGGYNEITMTDTKGTEQVTIHAQYDMGTTVEHDDTQTVNNDRTITVQGKHTETVTGDTSITVSSGKYSHDVAAGTATYHVAGAVSETFDSTLSTTVASKVTLDSTGSEIAVTAATKISIQVGSSSLTMDAGGNIELSGVNIKINGVTIAVSGDAEASMAVAASSVKCTPASMEVAGAMVKSAATAINEITGATVKLN